The proteins below are encoded in one region of Belonocnema kinseyi isolate 2016_QV_RU_SX_M_011 chromosome 5, B_treatae_v1, whole genome shotgun sequence:
- the LOC117173796 gene encoding uncharacterized protein LOC117173796 — MAGDRLSRAQIEQCWRVDFRLACLARSTTTKGGTDTFDKLCHAYTTARATNRWPMRFFFCMLDQASVNARILETCKNPRADATVNKSPQVTMKSLIFHLITPYMRQRLEINTLRIDLRRGIGMILGLSPDDMLEEERPKLLKRARCASCPSSKDKKTQMQYPSCKRPMCDDHRIYLCNEAAIRIF, encoded by the exons ATGGCCGGAGACCGACTTAGTCGAGCTCAGATTGAGCAATGCTGGAGAGTCGACTTCCGACTTGCGTGCCTCGCCAGGTCGACCACG ACGAAAGGTGGTACCGACACTTTCGATAAACTTTGTCATGCGTACACTACAGCCCGAGCAACAAATCGCTGGCCGATGAGGTTTTTCTTTTGTATGCTCGATCAAGCTTCCGTGAATGCTAGGATTCTAGAAACTTGCAAAAATCCTCGAGCAGATGCAACAGTGAACAAATCTCCTCAAGTCACTATGAAGTCTCTTATATTTCATCTTATAACTCCGTATATGCGGCAAAGATTGGAAATCAACACGCTGCGCATCGATTTACGCAGGGGCATTGGGATGATTCTTGGACTTTCACCAGATGATATGCTCGAAGAAGAGAGGCCAAAATTACTCAAGAGAGCTCGCTGTGCCAGCTGCCCATCCTCGAAGGATAAGAAGACACAAATGCAATACCCATCGTGCAAGCGCCCAATGTGCGATGACCATCGCATCTACCTGTGCAACGAGGCTGCGATTAGAATATTTTAG
- the LOC117173793 gene encoding histone H2A-like, with product KVKGKSKTRSNRAGLQFPVGRIHRLLRKGNYAERVGAGAPVYLAAVMEYLAAEVLELAGNAARDNKKTRIIPRHLQLAIRNDEELNKLLSGVTIAQGGVLPNIQAVLLPKKTEKKA from the coding sequence AAAGTCAAGGGAAAGTCAAAGACTCGTTCCAACAGGGCTGGTCTTCAGTTCCCAGTTGGTCGAATTCATCGGCTTCTTCGCAAGGGAAACTACGCTGAACGTGTTGGTGCTGGAGCTCCAGTTTACTTGGCAGCTGTCATGGAATACTTGGCTGCTGAAGTTCTTGAATTGGCAGGAAATGCCGCGAGAGACAACAAAAAGACGAGAATCATCCCTCGTCATCTTCAACTCGCCATCAGAAACGACGAGGAATTGAACAAACTGCTCTCTGGAGTCACTATCGCCCAAGGTGGTGTATTGCCTAACATCCAAGCTGTTCTTTTGCCCAAGAAGACCGAGAAGAAAGCCtaa
- the LOC117172464 gene encoding uncharacterized protein LOC117172464 isoform X1, producing the protein MDFKFEINLQKICLVKVASSLWENKDVKQKIELFLQKTYKNSEIVEEQNILHWNKLLKDVLSHINNLPLPNKFSNKLRHITRSMGLKIYSWIKYITKVLFLDSVCIEDLSWTQYGSLDKIKIFKNWVEKKRLETTQLFNIACFFYLKDSVPSLWSEIPEIVRKNEFYSNFIYKMEKFSHIAYWKNILEDNTNKYFETSAVKVKEEIGEASRNLPVVGNTEGFESYHLSFLLGMFVSRNPYADGFEENMFELSLIKGQEFAVQYFWNRLDDEFGKRILNYVRYLYRKQFLPEYTDTIIFLVTKMLMRESFEFSMEESFGLSVLLSNHPWDEFFLPLLDKICELYPPLVYYGDEYRFDFLRLFDRIVELMHHEFELNGTVENSVYQNFFLETWKRIPDWAKFLDDDSWNVKFNEILSKLLLIEDTESLKFIINGEEFHGERCARLNNVLWAYLGNSRIFLILTDRQIVLLSRLLDEIELEEEERSRLKATYCKSCLFRF; encoded by the coding sequence ATGgactttaaattcgaaataaatctCCAGAAGATCTGCCTTGTCAAAGTCGCCTCCTCTCTCTGGGAAAATAAAGACGTAAAGCAAAAGAtcgaattatttttacaaaaaacctaCAAAAACTCGGAAATTGTGGAAGAACAAAATATTCTTCATTGGAATAAACTATTGAAAGATGTATTGAGTCATATCAacaatttgccactaccaaacaAATTCAGCAACAAATTAAGACACATTACGAGATCCATGGGACTGAAAATATATTCCTGGATAAAGTACATCACAAAGGTACTATTTTTGGATTCAGTTTGCATCGAAGATTTATCCTGGACCCAATATGGGTCTTTGGACAAAATCAAGATATTCAAAAACTGGGTTGAGAAGAAAAGATTAGAAACAACTCAGCTCTTCAACATTGCCTGTTTCTTCTATCTGAAAGATTCCGTTCCTAGTTTGTGGAGTGAAATTCCcgaaattgttagaaaaaatgaattttattcaaatttcatatacaaaatggaaaaatttagtcACATTGCTTATTGGAAAAATATCCTGGAGGACAATACGAACAAGTATTTTGAAACTTCGGCGGTTAAAGTAAAGGAAGAAATTGGAGAAGCATCTCGAAATCTGCCAGTCGTTGGAAACACTGAAGGATTTGAATCCTATCATTTATCTTTCCTCCTCGGCATGTTTGTGAGTCGTAATCCTTATGCGGATGGTTTTGAGGAAAACATGTTTGAGTTATCATTAATTAAGGGTCAGGAATTTGCAGTGCAATATTTTTGGAATAGATTAGACGATGAATTTGGCAAGAGGATATTGAATTACGTAAGATACCTCTATCGAAAGCAATTTCTACCCGAGTATACAGACACAATTATTTTTCTGGTCACTAAAATGTTGATGagagaaagctttgaattttcgatggaagaatcTTTTGGACTTTCAGTTTTGTTGAGTAATCATCCCTGGGATGAATTTTTCTTGCCCCTTTTAGATAAAATATGTGAATTGTATCCACCTTTGGTTTATTATGGCGATGAGTACAGATTTGATTTTTTGCGATTGTTTGATAGAATTGTGGAATTGATGCACCACGAATTTGAGTTGAATGGCACTGTTGAAAATAGTGTTTATcagaattttttccttgaaacttGGAAACGAATTCCCGATTGGGCTAAATTTTTGGATGATGATTCGTGGAATGTTAAGTTTAACGAGATTTTGTCAAAACTGCTGCTAATAGAGGATACTGAGAGTCTGAAGTTTATTATTAATGGTGAGGAATTTCATGGAGAACGCTGTGCGAGATTGAATAACGTTTTATGGGCTTATCTGGGAAATTctcggatttttttaattttaactgatcGTCAAATTGTGTTACTAAGCAGACTTTTGGACGAAATTGAACTTGAAGAAGAAGAAAGATCGAGATTGAAAGCAACGTATTGTAAAAGCTGCTTATTCAGGTTCTAA
- the LOC117172580 gene encoding histone H4: MTGRGKGGKGLGKGGAKRHRKVLRDNIQGITKPAIRRLARRGGVKRISGLIYEETRGVLKVFLENVIRDAVTYTEHAKRKTVTAMDVVYALKRQGRTLYGFGG, from the coding sequence ATGACAGGTCGTGGAAAGGGAGGTAAAGGACTTGGAAAAGGAGGAGCAAAGCGGCATCGTAAAGTTCTTCGTGATAACATCCAGGGAATCACGAAGCCTGCAATTCGTCGTCTTGCCCGTCGTGGAGGCGTAAAGCGTATTTCTGGCTTGATCTACGAAGAAACTCGTGGCGTGTTGAAGGtgtttcttgaaaatgttatccgAGATGCTGTTACCTATACTGAGCACGCCAAAAGGAAGACCGTCACAGCCATGGACGTCGTTTATGCCTTGAAACGCCAAGGCAGAACTCTTTACGGTTTTGGAggttaa
- the LOC117172914 gene encoding histone H3: MARTKQTARKSTGGKAPRKQLATKAARKSAPATGGVKKPHRYRPGTVALREIRRYQKSTELLIRKLPFQRLVREIAQDFKTDLRFQSSAVMALQEASEAYLVGLFEDTNLCAIHAKRVTIMPKDIQLARRIRGERA; this comes from the coding sequence ATGGCTCGAACCAAGCAGACCGCTCGTAAATCTACTGGTGGTAAGGCGCCAAGGAAGCAATTGGCTACCAAGGCTGCAAGAAAGAGTGCTCCCGCCACCGGAGGAGTAAAGAAGCCTCATCGTTATAGGCCTGGAACCGTCGCTCTTCGTGAAATCCGTCGTTATCAGAAAAGCACTGAGCTTTTAATCCGCAAACTTCCTTTCCAACGTCTGGTTCGTGAAATTGCTCAAGATTTCAAAACTGATCTTCGTTTCCAGAGTTCTGCCGTTATGGCTCTCCAGGAAGCCAGCGAAGCTTACTTGGTTGGTCTCTTTGAAGACACTAACTTGTGCGCCATTCATGCCAAACGTGTCACCATCATGCCTAAGGACATCCAGTTGGCTCGCCGTATTCGAGGAGAACgtgcttaa
- the LOC117173047 gene encoding histone H2B-like, with product MSIMNSFVNDIFERIAAESSRLAHYNKRSTITSREIQTAVRLLLPGELAKHAVSEGTKAVTKYTSSK from the coding sequence ATGTCAATCATGAACAGCTTCGTCAATGACATCTTTGAACGCATTGCTGCCGAGTCTTCTCGATTAGCTCACTACAACAAGCGTTCAACGATCACTTCTCGGGAAATCCAGACTGCTGTCAGGCTTTTACTGCCCGGTGAACTCGCCAAGCACGCTGTCTCCGAAGGAACGAAAGCTGTGACCAAGTACACCAGCTCCAAATAG
- the LOC117173794 gene encoding uncharacterized protein LOC117173794, whose amino-acid sequence MTEGKGMQTFHYETDLVEMNAFIGLLYYSGMWKACHVSIKELWAKENGNTFYRCTMPKNRFEFLASTLRFDVKENRSKNDRFSAIRELWEMLIKNCEHYYEPSNTMTVDEQLLSFRGRCLFRIYIKSKPDRYDWSPEN is encoded by the exons ATGACAGAAGGCAAAGGAATGCAAACGTTTCATTATGAAACTGACTTGGTAGAAATGAATGCGTTCATAGGACTGTTGTACTATTCGGGAATGTGGAAGGCCTGTCATGTAAGCATAAAAGAATTATGGGCTAAAGAGAATGGCAACACTTTCTATCGCTGCACTATGCCGAAAAATCGGTTTGAATTTTTAGCATCAACTTTACGTTTCGATGTGAAAGAAAATCGATCGAAAAATGATAGATTCTCAGCTATTAGAGAGTTGTGGGAAATGTTGATCAAAAATTGTGAACATTACTATGAGCCCAGTAATACGATGACGGTAGATGAGCAGCTTTTATCGTTCCGCGGTCGCTGTCTATTTCGCATTTATATAAAGTCCAAGCCAGACAgatatg ACTGGTCACCCGAAAACTGA